The region AGTACAAAGGTAAAATCACCACGGCGCTGCGAGACACGCGCGAGCTCGGACGCGATGAACTCAGCGCCTACTATAGCCCGGGCGTTGCAGCAGTTAGCCGGGCTATTGCCGATAACCCGGCGAGCTTGCCGCGGTATACGTGGACGAATAACCTTGTGGCTGTTATTTCCGATGGTTCAGCAATCCTTGGACTCGGTGATCTCGGTCCAAAGGCTGCTATGCCGGTCATGGAAGGCAAGGCACTATTATTCAAGCACTTTGCTGGCGTCGACAGTGTACCGATCGTCCTTGACGTCCATACGCCGGATGAGATCGTAGCAGCCGTGAAAGCGATCGCGCCAAGCTTTGGCGCCATTAACCTTGAAGACATCGCGGCGCCGAAGTGCTTTGAGATTGAAGAGCGCTTAAAGGCTGAGTTATCTATTCCCGTCTTTCACGATGATCAGCATGGTACGGCTATCGTTGTGTTAGCAGGGCTTATCAATGCAATGAAGGTTGTTCATAAGAAGCTATCAGGCTGCAAGGTGGTCACTGTTGGAGCAGGAGCAGCCGGTACGGCTATCATAAAGCTACTACGCCTATACGGCGTCCGTGAGATTATTGCTGTCGATAGCCGCGGCATTATTAGCGATGCCCGTACCGACCTCAACAGTGAAAAGAAAGCGCTTCTCGAATTCGTAGACCGGGATAAGACCGGCACGATGGAAGATGCAATCGCTGGCGCTGATATCTTTATTGGCGTATCAAAAGGCGGGCTGCTTACGCAAGCGCATATACAGAGCATGGCAGCCAACCCTATTGTCTTTGCTCTTGCAAATCCAATTCCCGAGATTATGCCCGATCAGGCAAAGCACGCTGGCGTTGCCGTCATTGCAACAGGACGCAGCGACTTCCCAAACCAAGTCAACAACGCCCTGGCCTTCCCCGGTATTTTCCGCGGCGCGTTAGATAACGGCGTCAAAAAAATCACCGACCAGCACAAAATCGCCGCCGCCGAGGCGCT is a window of Candidatus Saccharimonadaceae bacterium ML1 DNA encoding:
- a CDS encoding NADP-dependent malic enzyme, whose protein sequence is MDYDQLALTLHEKYKGKITTALRDTRELGRDELSAYYSPGVAAVSRAIADNPASLPRYTWTNNLVAVISDGSAILGLGDLGPKAAMPVMEGKALLFKHFAGVDSVPIVLDVHTPDEIVAAVKAIAPSFGAINLEDIAAPKCFEIEERLKAELSIPVFHDDQHGTAIVVLAGLINAMKVVHKKLSGCKVVTVGAGAAGTAIIKLLRLYGVREIIAVDSRGIISDARTDLNSEKKALLEFVDRDKTGTMEDAIAGADIFIGVSKGGLLTQAHIQSMAANPIVFALANPIPEIMPDQAKHAGVAVIATGRSDFPNQVNNALAFPGIFRGALDNGVKKITDQHKIAAAEALAALVDNPTADQVIPSPFDERVVSAVSAVIK